DNA sequence from the Pseudoduganella plicata genome:
TCGATCTGCTGCAGGGGAAATGCCGCAACGATTTCCCCTACCGCATCCAGCGCAAGGGGCTGATGGACAGCCTGGCCGGCCTGTCGGCGGCGCTGGTGCGGATGCTGGACGAACCGGCCAGCAAGCAGCGCGCGGTGGAAGACATCAACCTGTTCATCGTGCAGAACTACCTGCTGGTGGCGCACGTGGCGGCACTGCGCGCGATCCTGCGCCGGCACGTCAAGGACATTCCGGCGCGCGAGGTCAATGCGATGCTGGAGACCAGCCATGCCCAGGTCGGCCGCACGCTGACGACGGCGCTGGCGCGGCATGGCGTGACGGTCACCCTGCCGGAAACGGCGACGACGGAACCTGTCATCCCGGACGCGGGCTCGGTGGCATGGCCCGGCTGGCCCGTGGTGCAGCGCCGCATCCGCCTGCTGCAGGCCGATGCGGAGAAAATCATCGTGCACAGCGAAGCGATCGAACGTAACGTGGTGCAGGGATGAACGGAAAAATGGCGCCCCGCGACCTGCTGGCGGCACTGGCCGTCGTCGTCATCTGGGGCACCAATTTCGTCGCGATGAAGTACGGCCTGCGGCATCTGACGCCCTTCCAGCTGGGCGCGGGCCGTTACGTCTTTGCCGTGCTGCCGCTGGTGTTGCTCGTGCGCCCGCCGGTGCTGCAGGCACGCTGGATGCTGCTGTATGGGCTGTTCCAGGGCGTCGGCCAGTTCGGCTTCGTGTTCCTGTCGCTGAAAGTCGGGATGTCCGCGTCGCTTGCCTCCGTGCTGCTGCAGACGCAGGTCTTCTTCACCGCCTTGTGCGGCTTCCTGCTGCTGGGCGAGCGGCCCAGCCGGCAACTGCTGGCCGGGCTGTTCCTGGCGGCGCTGGGCCTGGCGTGTTTCGGCATGAATTACGTGGGCGCGGCGGCACTGGGCACGGAGACGACGGCGGCCGGCTTCGCGCTGTGCGTGGCCGGCGCGGCCATGTGGGCAGCGTCGAACATCGTCGTGCGCCATGCGCAGCGGCTTTCCCCCGGCTTCGATCCGCTGGCTTTTCTCGTCTGGAGCAGCCTGACGCCGATCCTGCCGTTCGTCGTCCTGTCGCTGCTGTTCGATGGGCCGGCCGCGCGCTGGCAGTGGCAGGATGCGCCGCTCGTCACCTGGTGCGCCGTGGCCTACCTGGGCTGGATGGCCACCGTGGTCGGCTACGGCCTGTGGACGTCGCTGCTGAAGCGCTACCCCGCCAACCGGGTGGCGCCGTTCAGCCTGGGCGTGCCCGTGGTCGGCATCACGTCCGGCATGCTGGTGCTGGACGAATCCATCACGCCCTGGCAGTGGTCGGGCATCGCCCTGATCGTGCTGGCACTGGGCTGCGTGATGTTTGGCGGGCGACTTTTCAGTCGGCGTTGACGGCGTCGTATTCCAGGCGCGCCAGCGCCACCCTTGCCGCGGCCAGGTCCCACGCGGCACATCCGACCGTCTTGAACAGCACCGGTTCGTCATCCGCCGACGCGTTGTGGCCCATCGCGGCGGCAATCGCATGCACGTGGCTCCAGTCGGCCCCGGCGCGTATCAGGTCGCCCGCTTCATGCGCCGCGCCATGGCGGTCGTCGACGTACAGGCGGCTGGCGCGCACCGTTTCCTCGCCGATCTCCGCGGCATCCGGGTGAAATACCCCCGTCGCGATAATCAGCCGGCCCGCCTGCGCCGGCTGGGTGTAGATGGGCTGGCGGCTGGTGGTACAAGTGATGACGACGTCCACATCCGGCTCCGGACGCGCCAGCAGCGCCGGGCGGGCATCCATGCCGTCCAGCGAGGCGCAGAAGCGCACCGCCGCCTCCGCGGTGCGGCCGGCCACGCCCAGCAGGGCCTGCGGATACAGCGCCGCCAATGCCTGCGCGTGGTGCAGTGCCTGCGTTCCCGTTCCCGCCAGCAGCACGTGGCGCGGCGGGCGGCCCAGCAGGGTCGAGATGCCCAGCATCGATAACGCGGCCGTGCGGCGCGCCGTCACGGTGGCGCCGTCCAGCACGAGCCGCAGCGCGCCGGTGGCGCCATCGACCACGCTGAGCTGGCCGGCAATGGTCGGCAGGCCGCGCGCGGGATTGTCCGGCACCACGGCAATGAGCTTGTGGATGGCGCAATCGGGCGCCGTGGCCAGCATCGACAGCAGCGCCCCGCCCCCCTGGAGCGGTTCGACCTGGCGCGCGGGACAGCGAATATGGCCGTCCGCCAGCTCCACCACGGCGGTGCGCAACGCGTCGACCAGGTCGGGCCACGGCAGCAGCCGGGCAGTGGCATCGCGGTCGGTCATGGCATCTCCCCAGGATGTTATCTCGCTGCTATCATAATCGGATTCCCGTTCCGAACCCTGCACCGATGTCCAGCGTGTCCGATCCGAACAGTTGCCAGGCCTGCGGCGCCTGCTGCGCGCACTACCGCGTCTCCTTCTACTGGGGCGAAAGCGATGCGCATCCCGGCGGCACCGTGCCGCAGCACCTGACCATTCCCATCACCCCCTACCGCATCGCCATGCGCGGCACCGAGCGCGCGCCATCGCGCTGCGTGGCGCTGGCTGGCAAGGTAGGAAGCGACGTCGGCTGCACGATCTATCCACAACGCTCGAGCACGTGCCGCGAGTTCATGGCCTATACACCGGAGTGCGACAAGGCGCGCGGCGCGTATGGGCTGGCGCCGTTGGAAACGGCAAGCCCGGTTGCATTCTGATCCGCCCTTCTTATATCGTTTGCTTATGGACGGTTATAGGTTTTTCCCATAGGAAATTTTCTCGCCTGATCGAGAAATGCCGAATGTGAATGGAACACATCACAAATCAAAAGTTTCCTTATGACTGGCCGCGACCTATACTGCATTGCATCAAAGGTCAAAACAAATGTCCCGGGCTTCCGGGTTTTAAAGGAGAGTCAGTCATGTCCACCGCTATCATCACCACCCAGGCCACGGGCGGCTATCTCGACAACGTGGGCCGCGCCGCCCTCAACTTCCTGCGTGCCCTTGTCGCCGCCGCGCCGGCCACCGCCGCCACGTCGCACGGCAGCGCCTCGCAAGCGAGCATGCTGCGCGACCGCGCGGGCCTGCTGCGTTTTGCCCAGCAGTTCGAAGAATCGCAACCGAACCAGGCTGCCGAGCTGCGCAACCTCGCCGGCCGCGACTGACCCGCGCACTGCCGCGACCATGAAAAAAGCCGGCATTTGCCGGCTTTTTGTTTTACTGAGGGGTGGTTGCCCACGCTACAGGTAACGGTTGAACCACTCCACCGTGCGCCGACGCAGGTCCTGCTGGTGCGCCGGCTTGCGGATGCCGTGGCCTTCGTCTTCGTAGATGACAAGGGTTGTAGGCACGTTCAGCGCCTTCAGCGCATGCCAGAATTCCATCGACTGCGCCGCCGGCGTTTCGAC
Encoded proteins:
- a CDS encoding EamA family transporter, translated to MNGKMAPRDLLAALAVVVIWGTNFVAMKYGLRHLTPFQLGAGRYVFAVLPLVLLVRPPVLQARWMLLYGLFQGVGQFGFVFLSLKVGMSASLASVLLQTQVFFTALCGFLLLGERPSRQLLAGLFLAALGLACFGMNYVGAAALGTETTAAGFALCVAGAAMWAASNIVVRHAQRLSPGFDPLAFLVWSSLTPILPFVVLSLLFDGPAARWQWQDAPLVTWCAVAYLGWMATVVGYGLWTSLLKRYPANRVAPFSLGVPVVGITSGMLVLDESITPWQWSGIALIVLALGCVMFGGRLFSRR
- the lhpI gene encoding bifunctional Delta(1)-pyrroline-2-carboxylate/Delta(1)-piperideine-2-carboxylate reductase, whose amino-acid sequence is MTDRDATARLLPWPDLVDALRTAVVELADGHIRCPARQVEPLQGGGALLSMLATAPDCAIHKLIAVVPDNPARGLPTIAGQLSVVDGATGALRLVLDGATVTARRTAALSMLGISTLLGRPPRHVLLAGTGTQALHHAQALAALYPQALLGVAGRTAEAAVRFCASLDGMDARPALLARPEPDVDVVITCTTSRQPIYTQPAQAGRLIIATGVFHPDAAEIGEETVRASRLYVDDRHGAAHEAGDLIRAGADWSHVHAIAAAMGHNASADDEPVLFKTVGCAAWDLAAARVALARLEYDAVNAD
- a CDS encoding YkgJ family cysteine cluster protein; the encoded protein is MSDPNSCQACGACCAHYRVSFYWGESDAHPGGTVPQHLTIPITPYRIAMRGTERAPSRCVALAGKVGSDVGCTIYPQRSSTCREFMAYTPECDKARGAYGLAPLETASPVAF